A region of uncultured Anaeromusa sp. DNA encodes the following proteins:
- a CDS encoding DUF502 domain-containing protein, with amino-acid sequence MKRIFRFSISKYFVNGLIILVPVTITLTVVLTIFNFTETWIGKVVPIKFPGMGVLAVALLIVLVGWFSSNWIMKEILHFGDRMIASIPVVNFLYKSVQQVSKAMLGSQQTFRQAVLVEYPGTKAKAIGFLASPLSAELADAVDEESVCVYIPFSFNMTAGLNLIVARKDVVFLDVAPESALQYVLTGGAIMPKGTPKV; translated from the coding sequence ATGAAACGCATTTTCCGCTTTTCCATTTCCAAGTATTTTGTAAACGGACTTATTATTTTGGTTCCGGTTACAATTACGTTGACGGTGGTTTTGACTATTTTTAACTTTACGGAAACCTGGATTGGTAAAGTGGTGCCGATTAAGTTTCCGGGAATGGGCGTATTAGCGGTTGCGTTGCTGATAGTTCTGGTGGGATGGTTTTCATCTAACTGGATCATGAAGGAAATTCTTCATTTTGGAGATCGGATGATAGCATCCATTCCAGTTGTCAATTTTCTGTATAAAAGCGTGCAGCAAGTATCCAAAGCCATGCTAGGATCCCAGCAGACGTTTCGACAAGCCGTATTGGTGGAATACCCGGGGACGAAAGCAAAAGCCATCGGCTTTTTGGCCTCGCCTCTTTCGGCGGAACTGGCGGATGCGGTGGATGAGGAATCAGTATGCGTATATATACCGTTTAGTTTTAATATGACAGCCGGGTTGAACTTGATTGTGGCGCGCAAAGACGTTGTTTTTCTGGATGTGGCGCCGGAGAGCGCCCTGCAGTATGTTTTGACAGGCGGGGCTATTATGCCGAAAGGAACACCCAAAGTATAA
- a CDS encoding PhoH family protein, whose translation MQEAVAILGRQDEFLRLFRERFACRILSRGEELSANGDEAEVSRLEQLLQVLGQLYREGNPVVEHDIQYSLRMLEAGSGEALQQMFADKVVVTARGRQVRPKTIGQRIYLEAIRHHEITFGIGPAGTGKTYLAVAMAVHLLKQKVVERIVLTRPAVEAGEKLGFLPGDLQDKVDPYLRPLYDALYDLLGVETVQRYLVKQTIEIAPLAYMRGRTLEDAFIILDEAQNTTPQQMKMFLTRLGFGSKMVITGDITQIDLPRSTTSGLRQAKKVVEGLQGVAVVELNEGDVVRHELVGRIVKAYEAYEEQGRQEERGISE comes from the coding sequence ATGCAGGAAGCGGTAGCGATTTTGGGACGGCAAGATGAGTTTTTGCGCCTGTTTCGCGAACGCTTTGCGTGCCGGATTTTATCACGAGGCGAGGAGTTGAGCGCCAATGGCGATGAAGCGGAAGTTTCTCGCTTGGAACAACTGCTGCAAGTGTTAGGGCAATTGTATCGTGAAGGAAATCCGGTTGTAGAGCATGACATACAATACAGTCTGCGCATGCTGGAAGCCGGTTCGGGCGAAGCGTTGCAGCAAATGTTCGCGGATAAGGTTGTCGTTACGGCGCGTGGCCGGCAGGTGAGGCCGAAAACCATTGGACAACGTATTTATCTGGAAGCCATTCGCCATCATGAGATTACCTTCGGGATCGGTCCTGCCGGCACTGGCAAAACCTATCTGGCGGTGGCGATGGCGGTACATTTGTTGAAGCAAAAGGTCGTGGAGAGGATTGTTCTTACTAGGCCGGCGGTGGAAGCTGGAGAAAAACTTGGCTTTTTACCCGGAGACCTTCAAGATAAGGTGGATCCGTATTTGCGGCCTTTATATGACGCATTGTATGACTTGCTGGGCGTAGAGACGGTGCAACGATATCTGGTGAAGCAGACCATAGAGATTGCTCCGCTGGCGTATATGCGGGGGCGAACCCTGGAAGACGCCTTTATTATTCTCGATGAAGCGCAGAACACGACGCCGCAGCAAATGAAAATGTTCTTGACTCGTTTAGGCTTTGGGTCCAAGATGGTGATAACTGGTGATATAACGCAGATTGACTTGCCGCGCAGCACCACTTCAGGGTTGAGGCAAGCCAAGAAAGTTGTCGAAGGATTGCAGGGAGTTGCCGTTGTAGAGCTTAACGAAGGCGATGTAGTGCGCCATGAGTTGGTGGGGCGGATTGTCAAAGCCTATGAAGCCTATGAAGAGCAAGGACGGCAGGAGGAGCGGGGGATTTCCGAATGA
- the glyS gene encoding glycine--tRNA ligase subunit beta, producing MARDLLFEIGTEEIPARFMKGILQQLTEYSSLRLQELRLEHGDIHVFGTPRRMAVLVRNLTERQEDRESENKGPSVRIAFDTEGKPTKAGQGFARGQGVDVTELVERDGYVYAQIHEQGKATAELLPELLLELLHKLNFPKNMHWGDLDMRFVRPIRWLVALYGQDIVPLEVTGVVSGRVSRGHRFLGAKEITITEAAAYEESLSRNFVLADPEKRRSIIRQQLEETAREQNGVVAMDEELLEEVVHLVEYPTALCGRFEEEYLELPQEAVITPMKEHQRYFPVLDQDGKLLPLFITVRNGGKEHLEVVRHGNERVLRARLADARFFYTEDQKGTLEQRVERLKSIVFQDGLGTMHDKVLRVQAAALQLGNVLQADTATLKQVERTAYLAKADLVTGMVCEFTELQGIMGREYAKLNGEDAAVAEGIYEHYLPRFAGDELPQGMPGRLVSIADKLDNIVATFSRGLIPTGSQDPYALRRQAQGILSTLLAAPYAFSLRAMVQYALEQLQLTDAKVQDKLQQDVAEFFRLRLKNLLLEQNVRYDLVDAVLEGDTDVLYESWVKAKALQTVAEGDSLKKAVQALTRAANLVKHATRDEIKETSFVADEERNLYAAYQKAKIGIAASSQQRDYKQVLAELATLADPIHAFFEAVMVMDPDEEVKTNRLALLKQVVSLASGIGDLGKVIVA from the coding sequence ATGGCTAGGGATTTACTATTTGAAATCGGTACGGAAGAGATTCCGGCACGTTTTATGAAAGGCATTCTGCAGCAGTTGACCGAGTATAGCAGTCTGCGTTTGCAAGAGCTGCGTCTAGAGCATGGAGATATTCACGTGTTCGGTACGCCGCGCAGAATGGCGGTGTTGGTTCGCAATCTGACGGAGCGGCAAGAAGACCGTGAAAGTGAAAACAAAGGTCCTTCGGTGCGTATTGCTTTTGATACAGAAGGAAAACCGACGAAAGCGGGACAAGGCTTTGCCAGAGGTCAGGGTGTAGATGTAACGGAGCTGGTGGAGCGAGACGGCTATGTGTATGCGCAAATTCATGAGCAAGGAAAGGCTACAGCAGAATTGCTGCCGGAATTGCTGCTGGAGTTGCTGCACAAACTTAATTTTCCTAAAAACATGCATTGGGGCGATTTGGACATGCGTTTTGTCCGTCCTATCCGTTGGTTGGTAGCTTTGTACGGACAGGATATTGTGCCGCTGGAAGTGACTGGTGTGGTCAGCGGGCGCGTGTCGCGGGGACATCGCTTCTTGGGAGCAAAAGAAATTACTATTACCGAAGCAGCCGCTTATGAAGAGTCTCTGAGTCGTAATTTTGTCTTGGCGGATCCGGAAAAGCGTCGCAGCATCATTCGTCAACAACTGGAGGAAACAGCTCGGGAACAGAACGGCGTGGTCGCAATGGACGAGGAACTGCTGGAAGAGGTAGTTCATTTGGTCGAATACCCCACTGCTTTATGCGGTCGCTTTGAGGAAGAATATTTGGAGCTGCCTCAAGAGGCAGTTATTACTCCGATGAAAGAGCATCAGCGTTATTTCCCGGTTTTAGATCAGGACGGCAAACTTTTGCCTTTGTTCATTACGGTCCGCAATGGAGGTAAAGAACACTTGGAGGTTGTCCGTCATGGCAATGAGCGGGTGTTGCGCGCCCGGTTGGCCGATGCCCGTTTCTTTTATACGGAAGATCAGAAGGGGACGTTGGAACAGCGTGTAGAGCGTCTGAAAAGCATCGTTTTCCAAGATGGTCTGGGAACGATGCATGACAAAGTGTTGCGGGTGCAAGCGGCGGCACTGCAGTTGGGGAACGTGCTGCAGGCGGATACGGCGACGCTGAAGCAGGTGGAGCGGACCGCCTATCTGGCCAAAGCTGACTTAGTAACCGGTATGGTCTGCGAGTTTACGGAACTACAGGGCATCATGGGACGGGAATATGCCAAGCTTAACGGCGAGGATGCTGCGGTGGCAGAAGGCATTTATGAGCATTATTTGCCGCGCTTTGCCGGAGACGAGCTTCCGCAAGGAATGCCGGGCCGTCTTGTGAGCATCGCAGATAAGTTGGATAATATTGTGGCTACTTTCAGCCGTGGCTTGATCCCGACAGGATCGCAAGATCCCTATGCGCTGCGGCGGCAAGCTCAAGGAATACTCAGCACGCTCTTGGCGGCGCCTTATGCATTTTCTTTGCGGGCCATGGTGCAGTATGCGTTGGAGCAGTTGCAACTGACAGATGCCAAGGTGCAGGATAAACTGCAACAAGATGTGGCCGAGTTTTTCCGGTTGCGTTTGAAAAACCTGTTGTTAGAACAAAATGTGCGCTATGATCTAGTAGATGCCGTTTTGGAAGGTGATACCGATGTGCTCTATGAGTCCTGGGTGAAAGCAAAGGCGTTGCAGACTGTTGCCGAAGGTGATTCCCTGAAAAAAGCGGTGCAGGCTTTGACGCGTGCGGCCAATTTGGTAAAACATGCTACACGGGATGAAATCAAAGAGACCTCTTTTGTGGCGGACGAAGAGAGAAATCTGTATGCTGCTTATCAAAAAGCCAAAATAGGGATTGCGGCCAGCTCTCAGCAACGTGACTACAAGCAAGTGCTGGCGGAATTGGCGACCTTAGCCGATCCGATTCATGCTTTCTTTGAAGCGGTAATGGTTATGGATCCAGATGAAGAAGTAAAAACAAATCGTTTAGCTTTACTAAAACAGGTTGTTTCTCTTGCTTCCGGAATTGGTGATTTGGGAAAAGTGATTGTCGCCTAA
- a CDS encoding HDIG domain-containing metalloprotein, translating into MREYLRYWQTMWLVLTEGRNKPLLWRLSIWCATFFCVFALLGADFAVDSMAFRPGDVSDRDVLAPRSVSYVDVVKTKRLESDVLNSVPTVYDLDGEVLRKADRRVTEVFDAARLALREADVSKREEMLNSMATVSLPKEFLTRLARADAELLEQGEQVSKQALRLVLQRGVREEEVEAVRKQLPAETTLLTENTAAASLANETAQLLVVPNFFQNAKETERRRQQALGSVEPVRETIKKGQMLVRRGDVITPEHIQAMRESGLYHDTDMRKGQLAGLAVLAFLILGLGTFFLYKFIPSVYQDPKRMLLLSLIVTGTLFLGKLAHLYSDYAAPLATGVLLSTVLLGAKTGFMISVALGALFGIIAGFDLRPILMIILGSWIGVFTLSRIDHGYSLPRTGIWIALVQAVTVLAFGFLDDLAPSYIGMQTVIAVMNGIASAVITIGLLPYLEQTFSITTPIKLLDFSRPNHPLLQRLLFEAPGTYHHSVLVGNLAEMAAERVGADPLLVRVGAYYHDVGKIKRPCFFSENQVEGENPHDKLAPSLSTLIVTSHIRDGVELCREYGLPQAIIELIEQHHGSMLVSYFYQRACSEEHGECLAEENFRYEGPKPQSKEAALLMLADACEASVRSLGKPNQNRIEMMVRKMIKERLHDGQLDECPLAFRDLEAIGDVFVRVLSSMFYTRIEYPDNLRELERRKGKNGNSLKQSSGKDGSDAGDGGHSEERAGESGRTLRAQ; encoded by the coding sequence ATGAGGGAGTACCTGAGATATTGGCAGACAATGTGGCTGGTGCTGACAGAAGGACGAAATAAGCCGCTGCTTTGGCGGCTGTCCATATGGTGCGCCACCTTTTTTTGCGTTTTTGCCTTGTTAGGCGCTGATTTTGCGGTGGACTCTATGGCCTTTCGCCCAGGCGATGTTAGTGATCGTGACGTGCTAGCGCCGCGCAGCGTTTCTTATGTGGACGTGGTGAAAACGAAGCGCTTGGAGTCAGACGTATTAAATAGCGTGCCGACAGTGTATGACCTGGATGGAGAAGTACTGCGCAAGGCGGATCGGCGTGTTACAGAGGTTTTCGACGCAGCTCGCCTGGCTTTGCGGGAAGCAGATGTTTCCAAACGGGAAGAGATGTTAAATAGCATGGCGACGGTTTCGTTGCCAAAGGAATTTTTGACACGGCTGGCACGGGCGGATGCAGAGTTGTTGGAACAGGGAGAACAGGTGAGCAAACAAGCGCTACGCCTGGTTTTGCAGCGTGGTGTTCGTGAAGAAGAAGTGGAAGCCGTACGCAAGCAATTGCCAGCGGAGACTACTTTGCTTACGGAGAACACAGCGGCAGCGTCGTTAGCAAACGAGACGGCTCAGCTTCTTGTGGTTCCTAATTTTTTTCAGAACGCCAAGGAGACGGAAAGAAGGCGCCAGCAGGCTCTGGGGAGCGTCGAACCAGTACGGGAGACGATAAAAAAAGGGCAAATGTTGGTGCGCCGGGGCGATGTTATTACACCGGAGCATATCCAGGCCATGCGCGAGTCCGGTCTTTACCATGACACGGATATGCGCAAAGGACAGCTGGCAGGTCTGGCGGTTCTTGCTTTTTTGATTTTGGGATTGGGAACTTTTTTTCTTTATAAGTTTATTCCGTCGGTATATCAGGATCCTAAGCGGATGCTGTTGTTGAGTCTTATTGTCACGGGTACATTGTTTCTGGGGAAGCTAGCGCATTTGTATTCGGATTATGCGGCGCCATTGGCTACGGGTGTTCTTTTGAGTACCGTGCTGTTAGGCGCTAAAACAGGTTTTATGATCAGTGTGGCGCTGGGCGCGTTATTTGGCATCATTGCTGGTTTCGATTTGCGACCAATACTCATGATCATCCTGGGAAGCTGGATAGGCGTATTTACGCTTTCTCGCATTGATCACGGATATAGCTTGCCTCGTACCGGAATTTGGATTGCGTTGGTGCAGGCTGTGACAGTACTGGCCTTCGGCTTTCTGGATGACTTGGCTCCTAGTTACATCGGCATGCAGACAGTTATTGCCGTGATGAACGGCATTGCTTCGGCAGTGATTACTATTGGGTTATTGCCATATTTAGAGCAAACTTTCAGCATTACCACACCCATTAAACTTCTTGATTTTTCAAGGCCCAACCATCCACTGCTGCAGAGGCTGCTGTTCGAAGCGCCGGGAACGTATCATCACAGCGTTCTGGTAGGGAACTTAGCAGAAATGGCAGCAGAACGCGTCGGCGCAGATCCATTGCTTGTACGTGTTGGAGCCTATTATCATGACGTAGGGAAGATCAAGAGGCCTTGCTTTTTTAGTGAAAACCAAGTCGAAGGAGAAAATCCTCATGACAAGCTGGCGCCTTCGTTGAGCACCCTCATTGTTACCTCGCATATTCGTGACGGTGTGGAGCTATGCCGAGAGTACGGCCTGCCTCAGGCCATTATTGAGTTAATTGAGCAGCATCATGGCTCAATGCTTGTTTCCTATTTTTATCAGCGCGCATGCAGTGAAGAACATGGCGAGTGTTTGGCAGAAGAGAATTTTCGCTATGAAGGACCTAAGCCGCAGAGTAAGGAAGCGGCGTTGCTCATGTTGGCGGATGCGTGTGAGGCTTCGGTTCGCTCGTTGGGAAAACCCAATCAAAATCGCATTGAGATGATGGTGCGAAAAATGATCAAAGAGCGTCTTCATGATGGACAACTGGACGAATGCCCCTTGGCTTTTCGCGACTTAGAAGCCATTGGCGATGTATTTGTGCGAGTATTGTCCAGCATGTTTTATACCCGAATTGAGTATCCGGATAATTTAAGGGAATTGGAGAGGCGGAAAGGGAAAAATGGAAATAGTCTTAAGCAATCGTCAGGAAAAGATGGCAGTGACGCCGGCGATGGAGGACACAGTGAGGAACGTGCTGGGGAAAGCGGCAGAACTTTACGGGCTCAGTGA
- the glyQ gene encoding glycine--tRNA ligase subunit alpha yields the protein MTFQEIILTLQTFWAKQNCILQQPYDVEKGAGTMNPATFLRALGPEPWKVAYVEPSRRPADGRYGDNPNRLFQHHQFQVIIKPSPANIQELYLESLAQLGVEPEKHDIRFVEDNWESPTLGAWGLGWEVWLDGMEVTQFTYFQQVGSIDVKPVSVEITYGLERLAMYIQGVENVYDLTWVDGVSYGDVFHRNEVEQSHYNFELADTTLLFHLFDLYEKEAVRVLEAGFVLPAYDYVLKCSHSFNLLDARGAISVSERTAFIGRVRNMARLCAQGYLEQREALGYPLLKGDCQHG from the coding sequence ATGACTTTTCAGGAAATTATCCTGACGCTGCAAACCTTTTGGGCTAAACAAAATTGTATTTTGCAACAACCCTATGATGTGGAGAAAGGTGCGGGAACCATGAATCCGGCTACCTTTTTGAGAGCCCTTGGCCCCGAACCTTGGAAAGTGGCTTATGTGGAGCCTTCACGGCGTCCAGCTGACGGACGGTACGGGGACAATCCCAATCGGCTGTTTCAGCATCACCAATTTCAAGTAATTATTAAACCGTCGCCAGCCAATATACAAGAGCTCTATTTGGAAAGCTTGGCGCAACTGGGAGTTGAACCAGAAAAACATGACATCCGTTTCGTAGAAGACAACTGGGAGTCGCCTACTTTGGGCGCCTGGGGACTGGGCTGGGAAGTCTGGCTGGACGGCATGGAAGTTACGCAGTTCACGTATTTTCAACAGGTCGGCAGTATTGATGTCAAACCGGTTTCCGTAGAAATCACCTATGGCTTGGAACGCCTGGCTATGTATATTCAAGGCGTGGAAAATGTATATGACTTGACGTGGGTTGACGGTGTTTCGTATGGAGATGTGTTTCATCGCAACGAAGTGGAGCAGTCTCATTACAATTTTGAATTGGCGGATACAACGCTGCTGTTCCATTTGTTTGATCTTTATGAGAAAGAAGCGGTGCGGGTACTGGAAGCGGGCTTTGTACTGCCAGCCTATGACTATGTGCTGAAATGCTCTCACTCTTTCAATCTGCTGGACGCCAGAGGCGCCATCAGCGTAAGCGAGAGAACCGCCTTTATCGGCCGAGTGCGTAATATGGCTCGTTTGTGCGCTCAAGGATATCTGGAACAGCGCGAAGCTCTTGGCTATCCGCTGTTGAAAGGAGACTGTCAGCATGGCTAG
- a CDS encoding cytidine deaminase — protein sequence MNSAHQWQPVLEAALAVRNRAYAPYSHFAVGAAVQAKSGAIYSGCNVENVSYGLTICAERTALFQAIAAGEREFSFLVVVADTPQPVAPCGACRQVMAEFGVDTIVLANLAGDVCVYRLEELLPAAFRKETIQHE from the coding sequence ATGAATTCTGCACACCAGTGGCAGCCGGTGCTAGAGGCGGCTCTTGCAGTGAGGAACCGAGCCTATGCGCCGTATTCTCATTTTGCCGTGGGCGCTGCGGTGCAGGCGAAAAGCGGCGCTATTTACAGCGGCTGCAATGTGGAAAACGTTTCCTATGGCTTGACCATTTGTGCAGAGCGTACCGCTTTATTTCAAGCTATAGCGGCGGGCGAGCGCGAATTTTCTTTCTTGGTGGTTGTGGCGGATACGCCGCAGCCGGTAGCGCCATGCGGCGCATGCCGCCAGGTTATGGCGGAGTTTGGAGTAGATACTATTGTGCTGGCTAATCTGGCCGGAGACGTTTGCGTCTATCGGTTAGAAGAATTGCTGCCGGCAGCATTTCGGAAGGAAACGATACAACATGAGTGA
- the recO gene encoding DNA repair protein RecO, translated as MTTGRYQVEAVVLSVRNWGEADRLVRVFSKEYGLITAIAYGARRPRSQMAGGLQPFVQTQLALLAGKQVEAVKGCEMIQSFQGLREDLNRMAYTGFLAELITELCPERQAEPQIYEWLLRVLRVMEERNPRLVTLAASWQLFALAGLEPACEVCQQCGKELVWPAVFDMAAGGVVCRQCQDSSSEEKLFSEGAAELLQRFLHLQWEQMEGFLVSRDALLMLEALLLSYVEHHIERPLRSTAFIRQVAALGNS; from the coding sequence ATGACAACGGGACGGTATCAAGTAGAGGCAGTTGTGCTGAGTGTACGCAATTGGGGGGAGGCGGACCGGCTTGTGCGCGTCTTTTCCAAGGAGTACGGATTGATCACTGCGATTGCCTATGGAGCGCGGCGTCCTAGAAGTCAAATGGCGGGAGGATTGCAACCTTTTGTGCAAACACAGCTGGCTTTGCTGGCAGGCAAGCAGGTGGAAGCGGTTAAGGGTTGTGAAATGATACAGTCTTTTCAAGGCTTGCGGGAAGATTTGAATCGTATGGCATACACTGGCTTTTTAGCGGAGCTGATTACCGAACTTTGTCCCGAACGGCAGGCGGAGCCGCAAATTTATGAATGGCTTTTGCGGGTGTTGCGCGTCATGGAGGAACGAAATCCTCGATTAGTGACGCTGGCTGCTTCGTGGCAATTGTTTGCGTTGGCAGGCCTGGAGCCTGCCTGTGAAGTCTGCCAGCAATGCGGGAAAGAACTGGTTTGGCCGGCTGTGTTTGATATGGCTGCGGGTGGTGTTGTTTGCCGCCAATGTCAGGATAGTTCTAGTGAGGAAAAGTTATTTTCCGAGGGGGCTGCTGAATTGTTGCAGCGATTTTTGCATTTGCAATGGGAACAAATGGAAGGCTTTTTGGTTTCTCGGGACGCTTTACTTATGTTAGAGGCGTTGCTTTTATCGTACGTGGAGCATCATATTGAACGTCCCTTGCGTTCTACGGCGTTCATCCGCCAAGTAGCGGCGTTGGGGAATTCCTAA
- the era gene encoding GTPase Era, whose product MSDKNFKSGFVAVVGRPNVGKSTLINSLIGQKVLIMSDKPQTTRNKIMCVLTQENAQILFIDTPGIHKPKHKLGELMVKTAQSTLKEVDVVLMVADGTASFGPGEEYILEQLRAVRTPVILAINKIDMLKKEAVFPIIQQYQERFNFQAIVPISALEHIQLEALIEEVKTHLDPGPQYYPEDMITDQPERLVIAEMIREKVLHLTREEIPHAIAVEIEEIKTRPNEDLYVRAVIYVERESQKGIVIGAKGGLLKEIGRLAREDVQGLLGSKVYLDLWVKVKKDWRNRDVMLRTLGYKGE is encoded by the coding sequence ATGAGTGATAAAAATTTTAAATCCGGTTTTGTGGCGGTTGTTGGACGGCCTAATGTGGGCAAATCCACCCTGATTAACAGTCTGATTGGACAAAAAGTTTTGATTATGTCGGATAAACCGCAAACAACGCGCAACAAAATTATGTGTGTGCTGACCCAAGAGAATGCACAAATCCTTTTTATTGATACACCGGGCATTCATAAACCCAAGCATAAGTTGGGAGAATTAATGGTGAAGACAGCTCAATCCACGCTGAAGGAAGTGGATGTGGTGCTGATGGTGGCCGACGGTACGGCTTCTTTTGGTCCAGGCGAGGAGTATATCCTAGAACAACTACGGGCTGTGCGGACGCCAGTTATTTTGGCAATCAATAAAATTGACATGCTGAAGAAAGAGGCGGTATTTCCTATTATCCAGCAGTACCAGGAACGATTTAACTTTCAGGCTATTGTGCCGATTTCAGCGTTGGAACATATTCAGTTGGAGGCGTTGATCGAAGAGGTTAAGACCCATTTAGATCCAGGGCCGCAGTATTATCCGGAAGATATGATTACAGACCAGCCGGAACGCCTGGTAATTGCGGAAATGATCCGTGAAAAAGTGTTGCATTTGACACGCGAAGAAATCCCCCATGCCATTGCCGTGGAAATTGAGGAAATTAAAACAAGGCCTAATGAAGACCTTTATGTGCGTGCAGTTATTTACGTGGAGCGGGAATCTCAAAAAGGCATTGTGATTGGCGCCAAAGGGGGATTGCTGAAGGAAATCGGCCGCTTGGCTCGGGAAGATGTCCAAGGACTTTTAGGTTCTAAAGTGTATTTGGATTTGTGGGTAAAGGTGAAAAAGGATTGGCGTAATCGCGATGTGATGCTGCGTACGCTAGGATATAAGGGTGAGTAA
- a CDS encoding hemolysin family protein, translated as MVKVLAALCLVAINGFFVLAEFSLVRVRKTRLEELVQQGNLRAKLTMRIVSAIDTYLSAIQLGVTLASLALGWLGEAAIASLLEPALRFLVPDSMLLVHSVSIVVGFTLITLMHVVLGELIPKSLAIQQTEKMALLVSQPLYLFHKVGYPIITLFDHTAAFFLRHLNIKRASESELAHSEEELRMLVSASRRGGVLDPMESELIDNVFDFADRIAREVMVPRQDMVCLFMEKSYEENLQVVRKSNHTRYPLCLRDKDHVIGMIHLRDLMYNEFEATPLGDLKRLMREILVVPESMSMAKLLQLMRRRRIHMAVVIDEYGGTAGLVSLEDVIEEIVGEIQDEHDEVMERQIQRGLDGSFEFDGLVLLDEVFSLLNLRQDEHEEDTLGGYIFGKLGRRPEIGDSVPIGTYQFTVLRVSGFRITRVRAVPLPNLPEREQEE; from the coding sequence TTGGTAAAAGTTCTAGCTGCATTGTGTTTAGTCGCCATTAATGGCTTTTTTGTTTTAGCCGAATTTTCCCTAGTACGCGTACGCAAAACGAGGTTGGAGGAATTAGTGCAGCAGGGAAATCTTCGCGCTAAGCTGACTATGCGCATTGTTTCCGCTATTGATACCTATCTGAGTGCCATTCAGTTGGGCGTAACGCTGGCTTCACTGGCCTTGGGGTGGTTAGGAGAGGCAGCGATTGCTTCCTTACTTGAACCGGCGTTGCGGTTTTTGGTGCCAGACAGCATGCTGCTGGTGCATAGTGTCAGCATTGTTGTTGGCTTTACTTTAATTACGCTAATGCATGTAGTGCTGGGAGAACTTATTCCCAAATCGCTGGCGATTCAGCAGACAGAGAAGATGGCGTTGTTGGTGTCGCAGCCGCTTTATCTGTTTCATAAGGTTGGTTATCCTATTATTACGCTGTTTGATCATACAGCCGCTTTTTTCTTGCGCCATCTTAATATTAAGAGGGCTAGTGAAAGCGAACTGGCTCACTCGGAAGAGGAATTACGCATGTTGGTCAGCGCTAGCCGACGCGGGGGCGTGCTGGATCCTATGGAGAGTGAGCTGATTGATAATGTGTTCGATTTTGCAGACCGTATTGCAAGGGAAGTCATGGTGCCGCGACAGGATATGGTGTGCCTTTTCATGGAAAAATCCTATGAGGAAAACCTCCAGGTAGTACGGAAAAGCAATCATACTCGTTATCCATTGTGTTTGAGGGATAAGGACCATGTAATCGGCATGATTCATCTGCGGGATTTAATGTACAATGAATTTGAGGCAACACCTCTTGGAGACTTAAAGAGGCTGATGCGAGAAATTCTAGTGGTGCCGGAAAGCATGTCGATGGCTAAGTTGCTGCAGTTAATGCGTCGTCGCCGCATTCATATGGCGGTAGTTATTGATGAATATGGGGGCACTGCCGGCCTTGTTTCCCTCGAAGACGTTATTGAAGAGATCGTCGGGGAAATACAGGATGAACATGATGAAGTGATGGAACGGCAGATTCAACGAGGCTTGGATGGCTCGTTTGAATTTGATGGGCTGGTATTGTTGGACGAGGTCTTTTCTTTGTTAAATTTACGCCAAGACGAACATGAGGAAGATACACTAGGCGGGTATATTTTTGGCAAACTGGGACGACGTCCGGAAATTGGCGACAGCGTGCCCATCGGCACCTATCAGTTTACGGTGCTGCGAGTCAGCGGTTTTCGTATTACCCGGGTGAGGGCGGTGCCTTTGCCGAATTTGCCGGAAAGGGAGCAAGAAGAATGA
- the ybeY gene encoding rRNA maturation RNase YbeY, whose translation MAVTPAMEDTVRNVLGKAAELYGLSEGVEVGVTFLDDAAIQELNRDYRDKDRPTDVLSFALNEGDEPEIVDAPEEELLGDILISLETTARQAEEYGHSLERELAYLTVHGMLHLLGYDHEEPADQAEMRLEEEAVLAALGIVRGQEK comes from the coding sequence ATGGCAGTGACGCCGGCGATGGAGGACACAGTGAGGAACGTGCTGGGGAAAGCGGCAGAACTTTACGGGCTCAGTGAAGGCGTGGAGGTTGGCGTGACTTTTTTGGACGATGCTGCGATTCAAGAGCTTAATCGTGACTATCGCGACAAGGATCGGCCCACAGATGTGCTTTCGTTCGCTCTGAACGAAGGCGATGAGCCGGAAATTGTCGATGCGCCGGAGGAAGAATTGTTGGGAGACATTCTGATTTCACTGGAAACGACAGCCAGACAGGCGGAAGAATATGGACACAGTTTAGAACGAGAACTGGCTTATTTGACAGTGCATGGCATGCTCCATTTGTTGGGGTATGATCATGAAGAGCCAGCGGACCAAGCGGAAATGCGCCTAGAGGAAGAAGCGGTCTTAGCGGCTCTGGGCATTGTGAGAGGTCAGGAGAAATGA